A genomic window from Agreia sp. COWG includes:
- a CDS encoding ABC transporter permease has product MSTLAQPTQSRSSHIDVTGRGLSAAGVLRSEWIKLRSLRSTWWSFGIIVLIEVGMAVLFALTASTPSGTIPAEAVTEAAITVGTVGLVFGQLVIAVLGVLVVSGEYSTGQIRSSFMAVPNRVPVLAAKAAVFAAATFVVAFTSIAASYLVSLPIFAGRGVPTDPSDPAMWARFVGAAGYLVLIGLISLGIGAILRSTPGGIAASLGLLLVVPTVLLVIPAAWSTTLADWTPGSVGKALYYVGGPFEPWQALLVMLGWVAVVLAAAAVLMKRRDA; this is encoded by the coding sequence ATGAGCACCCTTGCCCAGCCCACCCAGTCCCGTTCCAGCCACATCGACGTGACGGGCCGCGGCCTGAGCGCCGCGGGCGTCCTGCGCAGCGAGTGGATCAAGCTGCGGAGCCTGCGCTCGACCTGGTGGTCGTTCGGCATCATCGTGCTCATCGAGGTGGGCATGGCCGTGCTCTTCGCGCTCACTGCTTCCACGCCCAGTGGCACCATTCCGGCCGAGGCGGTGACCGAGGCCGCGATCACCGTCGGCACCGTCGGCCTCGTCTTCGGACAGCTGGTGATCGCCGTGCTCGGCGTGCTGGTGGTCAGTGGCGAATACTCCACGGGTCAGATCCGCTCCTCGTTCATGGCTGTACCGAACCGTGTTCCGGTGCTTGCCGCGAAGGCCGCCGTGTTCGCGGCCGCCACATTCGTGGTCGCCTTCACGAGCATCGCGGCGAGCTACCTGGTCTCGCTGCCCATCTTCGCCGGCCGTGGAGTGCCGACCGATCCGAGCGACCCCGCCATGTGGGCCCGCTTCGTAGGTGCCGCGGGCTACCTCGTGCTCATCGGACTGATCTCCCTCGGCATCGGCGCGATCCTGCGCTCGACCCCCGGTGGAATCGCCGCGAGCCTCGGACTGCTGCTCGTCGTTCCCACCGTCCTCCTGGTGATCCCTGCGGCGTGGTCGACGACGCTGGCCGACTGGACGCCGGGCTCGGTGGGCAAGGCCTTGTACTACGTCGGTGGACCCTTCGAGCCGTGGCAGGCTCTGCTCGTTATGCTCGGATGGGTTGCCGTGGTGCTCGCCGCCGCTGCCGTTCTCATGAAGCGAAGGGACGCGTAG
- a CDS encoding ABC transporter ATP-binding protein — protein MIEAQSLTKRYGQKAAVDSATFTVRPGKVTGLLGPNGAGKSTTMRMIVGLDRPTSGSVTVNGRFYAEHAAPLHEVGALLDAKAIHSGRSAYNHLLALGATHGIGAARVREVITLTGLDAVANKRVGGFSLGMGQRLGIAAALLGDPQTLILDEPINGLDPEGVLWVRGLLKHLAAEGRTVLLSSHLMSEMALTADHIIVFGRGRVIADAPVADIVGNGAVTSVRVASPQAAELARMLAAPDVQITSASEFVLDVAGVPAATIGGIAASHGLVLHELTTVTGSLEEAYLRLTADEVEYHTQSVTPEVVR, from the coding sequence ATGATCGAAGCGCAGTCCCTGACCAAACGCTATGGGCAGAAGGCGGCGGTCGATTCTGCCACCTTCACCGTGCGACCCGGCAAGGTCACGGGCCTGTTGGGCCCGAACGGCGCAGGCAAGTCCACAACGATGCGCATGATCGTGGGCCTCGACAGGCCCACGTCGGGCAGCGTCACCGTGAACGGCCGCTTCTACGCCGAGCATGCCGCGCCGCTTCACGAGGTGGGCGCGCTGCTCGACGCGAAGGCCATCCATTCGGGTCGCTCGGCCTACAACCACCTGCTCGCCCTCGGGGCGACGCACGGCATCGGTGCCGCTCGGGTGCGCGAGGTCATCACGCTCACCGGACTCGACGCCGTGGCGAACAAGCGCGTCGGCGGCTTCTCTCTCGGAATGGGCCAGCGCCTGGGCATCGCCGCCGCCCTTCTCGGCGACCCGCAGACCCTCATCCTCGACGAGCCCATCAACGGCCTCGACCCCGAGGGTGTTCTGTGGGTGCGCGGGCTACTCAAGCACCTCGCCGCCGAGGGCCGCACTGTTCTGTTGTCGAGTCACCTCATGAGCGAGATGGCCCTTACCGCCGACCACATCATCGTGTTCGGCCGTGGCCGGGTCATCGCCGATGCCCCGGTGGCCGACATCGTCGGAAACGGAGCGGTCACCTCGGTACGCGTCGCCAGCCCGCAGGCCGCAGAGCTGGCCCGCATGCTGGCTGCGCCGGATGTGCAGATCACCTCCGCGAGCGAGTTCGTTCTCGACGTGGCCGGTGTTCCTGCCGCGACCATCGGCGGCATCGCCGCATCCCACGGCCTCGTGCTGCACGAGCTGACCACGGTCACCGGCTCGCTCGAGGAGGCCTATCTGCGGCTCACAGCAGACGAAGTCGAATATCACACCCAGTCCGTCACCCCGGAGGTCGTCCGATGA